A stretch of Arthrobacter sunyaminii DNA encodes these proteins:
- a CDS encoding sugar transferase, protein MTDVKVAGPRPIQAPPAPFTFPSYKSSGATALATGDRARWVSRYRRILLAFDLAAVTLAVAVAHLARFGVAPEFMSGGGPSVNISYVAVSAGIWAAWLLALAVYRTRDPRILGTGVDEYKRVINSTVILMGLIAVFCLVFQVDISRGYFALAFPIGLGGLILCRFILRLWLADQRAKGRYLSTVIILGRPKDVRYVAAQIQRQKGSGYRVIGAALTSPGHCEVGGSGNQIPVIADRNTVVDAVRRLRADAVIVAGRMKGHSAYVQELGWQLEESATQLILTTGLTNVAGPRIHTRPVEGLPLMHVELPQYAGGKHVLKRGLDMLLSGAALLVLIPVFAVLALLIHRDSPGPVIFRQERVGRGGEPFEMLKFRSMVQTAEDDLAGLLDRNEGAGLLFKMQHDPRVTSVGRWMRKYSLDELPQLWNVFLGHMSLVGPRPPLPREVAQYDGAVRRRLYIKPGLTGMWQINGRSELDWKDGVRLDLYYVENWSLAGDLIILWRTVQMLRRPVGAY, encoded by the coding sequence ATGACAGATGTCAAAGTTGCTGGGCCGAGACCGATCCAGGCCCCGCCTGCACCCTTCACCTTCCCCAGTTACAAGAGCTCCGGCGCCACGGCCCTGGCCACCGGTGACAGAGCCCGCTGGGTTAGCAGGTACCGCAGAATCCTCTTGGCCTTTGACCTGGCGGCTGTAACGCTGGCCGTGGCAGTGGCCCACCTGGCGCGGTTCGGGGTGGCACCGGAATTCATGTCCGGCGGCGGCCCCAGCGTCAACATCTCCTACGTCGCCGTGTCCGCCGGCATCTGGGCGGCCTGGCTGCTGGCCCTGGCGGTCTACCGGACCCGTGACCCGCGGATACTCGGAACCGGGGTGGACGAGTACAAGCGTGTCATCAACTCCACGGTCATCCTGATGGGGCTGATTGCTGTGTTCTGCCTCGTGTTCCAGGTGGACATCTCCCGCGGGTACTTCGCACTCGCCTTCCCTATTGGTTTGGGCGGCCTGATCCTTTGTCGATTCATCCTCCGGCTGTGGCTGGCAGACCAGCGGGCCAAAGGCCGGTACCTGTCCACAGTCATCATTCTGGGACGGCCCAAGGACGTCAGATATGTGGCAGCACAGATTCAACGCCAGAAAGGATCGGGATACCGGGTCATCGGTGCAGCGCTAACCAGTCCCGGGCACTGCGAGGTGGGAGGCAGCGGCAACCAGATCCCCGTGATCGCCGACCGGAACACCGTAGTGGACGCCGTGCGGCGCCTGCGGGCGGACGCCGTCATTGTGGCAGGCCGTATGAAGGGCCACAGCGCCTACGTGCAGGAACTGGGCTGGCAGCTGGAGGAATCGGCCACCCAGCTGATTCTCACTACCGGCCTGACCAACGTGGCGGGTCCGCGAATCCATACCCGCCCCGTTGAAGGCCTTCCCCTGATGCATGTGGAACTGCCGCAGTACGCCGGCGGAAAGCATGTCCTCAAGCGCGGACTGGACATGCTGCTTTCCGGTGCCGCGCTGCTGGTGCTGATTCCGGTCTTCGCGGTGTTGGCCCTGCTCATCCACAGGGACAGCCCCGGGCCCGTGATTTTTCGGCAGGAGCGGGTGGGCCGCGGCGGCGAACCGTTCGAAATGCTCAAGTTCCGGTCCATGGTGCAGACAGCCGAGGATGACCTGGCCGGACTCCTGGACCGCAACGAAGGCGCCGGCCTGCTCTTCAAAATGCAGCACGATCCACGCGTTACCAGCGTTGGGCGGTGGATGCGGAAGTACTCCCTCGATGAGCTGCCGCAGCTGTGGAACGTCTTCCTGGGACACATGTCCCTGGTCGGTCCCCGGCCGCCGCTCCCGCGTGAAGTGGCCCAGTACGACGGCGCCGTCCGCCGGCGGCTCTACATCAAGCCCGGCCTGACCGGCATGTGGCAGATCAACGGACGGTCGGAACTCGACTGGAAGGACGGAGTGCGGCTGGACCTGTACTACGTCGAAAACTGGTCGCTTGCCGGCGACCTCATCATTCTCTGGCGCACGGTGCAAATGCTCCGCCGCCCAGTGGGCGCATATTAG
- a CDS encoding NAD-dependent epimerase/dehydratase family protein, translating into MKSLVTGAGGFIGGHLVAKLISEGHEVRAVDCKPLDEWYQIHEGAENIQGDCSLLETAREVASGMQHVYNLAADMGGMGFIENNKALCMLTVLTSTHMLMAARDAGAERFFYSSSACVYAADHQTSADVVALKEEDAYPAQPEDGYGWEKLFTERMCRHFQEDYGLQTRVARFHNVYGPEGTWEGGREKAPAALCRKFAMASLTGDLDLEIWGDGEQTRSFMYIDDCVRGILEIMNGDSSEPVNLGSAELVSINEMADLLEQISGTVVDRRYKLDAPQGVRGRNSDNTLFHSIYGWEPSISLHEGLERTYEWIQDQVKAQRA; encoded by the coding sequence ATGAAATCTCTAGTCACAGGCGCCGGCGGGTTTATTGGCGGTCATCTCGTAGCCAAACTGATTAGCGAGGGTCACGAGGTGCGTGCTGTCGACTGCAAGCCGCTGGATGAGTGGTACCAGATCCATGAGGGTGCCGAGAATATCCAGGGGGACTGTTCACTGCTTGAGACAGCCCGAGAAGTCGCGAGTGGAATGCAGCACGTCTACAACCTGGCAGCAGACATGGGTGGAATGGGGTTCATCGAGAACAACAAGGCACTGTGCATGCTCACTGTGCTGACCAGCACCCACATGCTGATGGCCGCCCGTGATGCCGGCGCGGAACGTTTCTTCTACAGCAGCTCGGCGTGCGTCTACGCAGCGGACCACCAGACAAGTGCCGACGTCGTGGCGCTCAAGGAAGAAGACGCCTATCCGGCGCAGCCGGAAGACGGCTACGGCTGGGAGAAGCTCTTCACCGAGCGTATGTGCCGTCACTTCCAGGAGGACTACGGCCTCCAGACCCGGGTGGCTCGCTTCCACAATGTTTACGGCCCTGAGGGCACCTGGGAAGGCGGGCGGGAAAAGGCCCCGGCCGCGCTGTGCCGGAAGTTCGCCATGGCCTCGCTCACCGGTGATTTGGATCTGGAGATTTGGGGTGACGGCGAGCAGACGCGCAGCTTCATGTACATCGACGACTGCGTGCGCGGAATCCTCGAAATCATGAATGGCGATTCGTCGGAACCGGTAAACCTGGGATCGGCGGAACTGGTTTCCATTAACGAGATGGCGGACCTGCTGGAACAGATCTCCGGGACCGTCGTTGACCGCCGGTACAAACTGGATGCACCGCAGGGAGTCCGCGGCCGCAACAGTGACAACACCCTGTTCCACTCCATCTACGGATGGGAGCCGTCCATTTCCCTGCATGAAGGGCTGGAACGGACCTACGAGTGGATTCAGGATCAAGTCAAAGCACAAAGGGCCTAA
- a CDS encoding glycosyltransferase, protein MRIQVHDFSGHPFQAELSRELAARGHNVDHVYSTQYGSGKGLLERTAADPEQLGFSPLTTKRPFQKYSAAGRIRFERAYAATWLEHTEQTAPDCVVACNVPLFALAAFKRAAARRKQPWLLWHQDLFSNAISEELGRRLPAPAALVGRAAVRRIEAGVVIGARQVVAIGEEFRQAYREWGLTTDHVTVIPNWAPIDEITPRARDNEWAGLHLPAGEELRLLYAGTLGRKHNPLLLAALLREALAAGLPARLIVASEGEGIDMLREDLAREPELPVTLLPFQAAADLPDMLGSADVLVTILEPEASRFSIPSKVLSSLAAGRPVLGLMPEDNPAAADILAAAGFVGPPTDFGVAAAVGWLRRLHADPAAARAAGMQGRKLAESRFGIGPIADRFETVLRKVVPGPSALSRVRPAHAAAGFRVFPGKAS, encoded by the coding sequence ATGCGGATCCAGGTTCATGACTTCTCCGGTCATCCGTTCCAGGCGGAGCTCTCCCGGGAGCTGGCTGCGCGCGGACACAACGTAGACCACGTGTACTCCACCCAGTACGGCAGCGGGAAAGGCCTGCTGGAACGTACGGCGGCGGATCCAGAACAGCTGGGTTTTTCACCTCTCACGACAAAACGGCCGTTCCAAAAGTACAGTGCGGCGGGCCGCATCCGTTTTGAACGGGCTTATGCGGCAACCTGGCTGGAACACACTGAACAGACGGCCCCGGATTGTGTGGTCGCCTGCAACGTGCCGCTCTTCGCTTTGGCCGCTTTCAAGCGCGCAGCTGCCCGCCGAAAGCAGCCCTGGCTGCTCTGGCACCAGGATCTGTTCAGCAACGCCATCTCCGAGGAGCTTGGCCGCAGGCTCCCCGCACCGGCTGCGCTGGTCGGGCGTGCCGCCGTGCGCAGGATTGAGGCCGGCGTCGTCATCGGGGCCAGACAGGTCGTGGCGATTGGGGAGGAGTTCCGTCAGGCCTACCGGGAGTGGGGGCTAACCACTGATCACGTCACGGTGATTCCCAACTGGGCTCCCATCGACGAAATCACGCCCCGGGCCCGGGACAACGAGTGGGCAGGCCTGCACCTGCCGGCCGGTGAGGAGCTGCGCCTCCTGTACGCGGGCACCCTGGGCCGGAAGCACAATCCGCTGCTCTTGGCCGCGCTCCTGCGGGAAGCGCTTGCAGCAGGCTTGCCGGCACGGCTCATTGTGGCGTCCGAGGGCGAGGGCATTGACATGCTGAGGGAGGACCTTGCCCGGGAACCGGAGCTTCCCGTCACCCTGCTGCCGTTCCAGGCTGCGGCAGACCTGCCGGACATGCTGGGATCGGCTGATGTTCTCGTGACCATTTTGGAACCGGAAGCCTCCCGATTCTCCATCCCCAGCAAGGTGCTCTCCTCCCTGGCCGCCGGTCGTCCGGTGCTGGGGTTAATGCCTGAAGACAACCCGGCGGCAGCTGACATCTTGGCTGCTGCAGGGTTTGTTGGCCCGCCCACGGACTTCGGAGTAGCGGCAGCGGTGGGCTGGCTTCGCCGTCTTCATGCCGACCCTGCAGCCGCACGGGCTGCGGGAATGCAGGGACGGAAGCTGGCGGAAAGCCGTTTCGGCATCGGACCCATTGCGGACCGCTTCGAAACCGTTCTCCGCAAAGTGGTTCCCGGACCCTCGGCGCTGTCCAGGGTACGGCCGGCGCACGCCGCTGCCGGCTTCCGCGTTTTCCCGGGAAAGGCTTCCTGA
- a CDS encoding acetyltransferase has product MLQHDRSTAPRTGKQQIGNSPGDVPQPTRRRRPPVIDLSRAPGAGEAWGRPRAVVYLWSACELLFVTNPWQISSRLRVSVLRAFGAEIAEGVIFRPRTRVKSPWKLHIGERTWIGEGVWFHNQDHVYVGADVVISQETFLTTGSHRVRTDMGLITSPIRIGDGAWLTSRCMVLGGSQIGESAVVQPMTVVKGTIEPNRVYGNPVQPGELGERFTEETGGTGADGSGPQG; this is encoded by the coding sequence ATGCTGCAGCACGATCGGAGTACGGCGCCGCGAACGGGGAAGCAGCAGATCGGCAATTCACCGGGGGACGTTCCGCAGCCAACCCGCCGGCGTCGTCCTCCGGTGATCGACTTGTCACGCGCCCCGGGTGCCGGGGAAGCGTGGGGCAGGCCACGCGCCGTGGTGTATCTGTGGTCAGCCTGCGAACTCCTGTTCGTCACCAACCCGTGGCAGATCAGTTCGCGGCTGCGGGTGTCCGTGCTCCGTGCCTTCGGTGCTGAGATCGCCGAGGGCGTCATCTTTCGGCCGCGGACCCGGGTGAAGTCGCCGTGGAAGCTGCACATCGGTGAGCGCACCTGGATAGGCGAGGGCGTCTGGTTCCACAACCAGGACCATGTCTATGTGGGAGCGGACGTCGTGATCTCGCAGGAAACCTTCCTGACAACGGGCAGCCACCGGGTGCGGACGGACATGGGCCTGATTACCAGTCCCATCCGGATTGGCGACGGGGCATGGCTCACCTCCCGGTGCATGGTGCTGGGAGGATCGCAGATCGGAGAGTCTGCCGTGGTGCAGCCGATGACCGTTGTTAAGGGCACCATCGAACCTAACCGCGTGTATGGAAACCCGGTGCAGCCCGGGGAGCTGGGGGAGCGGTTCACTGAGGAAACGGGTGGCACCGGCGCTGACGGGTCCGGGCCGCAGGGATGA
- a CDS encoding SGNH/GDSL hydrolase family protein, translating to MPTHRREVRRTSRSRRRWPTVLGFLALLAAAGLLTVYALSQSAEANGSQRPTDTNSTGATLTAKVPQIDIVGDSYVAGSAQGGKGATNWTKLIGSRFNARGQQVDMNVMALPGSGYLARGSTDLVFRETATLRLRPTADVVVVFGSRNDGRQTEAAMYQAAKSLYSDIQNIAPQAQVVVIGPVWVDADVPDFIAANNVIMARAAEEENVQYIDALEEGWFAGPEEGLIGADGIHPTDAGHAYLAAKLLPMLDEKIKGLTPAG from the coding sequence ATGCCCACACATCGCCGCGAAGTTCGCCGCACCTCCCGTTCCCGCCGCAGGTGGCCCACAGTACTGGGTTTTCTTGCCCTGCTTGCCGCAGCCGGCCTGCTCACGGTCTACGCGCTCTCCCAGTCGGCTGAAGCGAACGGATCTCAACGGCCGACCGACACGAACTCGACGGGCGCCACCCTCACCGCAAAGGTTCCGCAGATCGACATCGTGGGAGACTCCTACGTTGCCGGTTCGGCCCAGGGCGGCAAAGGGGCGACCAACTGGACCAAGCTGATTGGCAGCCGTTTCAACGCCCGCGGACAGCAGGTGGACATGAATGTCATGGCCCTCCCGGGCTCGGGCTATCTGGCCCGTGGTTCCACGGATCTGGTCTTCCGTGAAACGGCAACCCTCCGCCTGCGCCCCACGGCTGACGTGGTGGTGGTCTTCGGCAGCCGCAACGACGGTCGGCAGACTGAGGCGGCCATGTACCAGGCTGCCAAGTCGCTGTACTCCGACATCCAGAACATCGCCCCGCAGGCTCAGGTAGTGGTGATTGGACCGGTATGGGTGGATGCAGATGTTCCGGATTTCATCGCGGCTAACAACGTGATCATGGCCCGGGCCGCGGAGGAAGAAAACGTGCAGTACATCGACGCCCTTGAGGAAGGCTGGTTTGCCGGACCGGAAGAAGGATTGATCGGCGCTGACGGCATCCACCCAACCGACGCCGGGCACGCGTACCTTGCCGCCAAGCTGCTTCCCATGCTGGATGAGAAGATCAAGGGCCTCACCCCAGCGGGGTAG
- a CDS encoding glycosyltransferase family 2 protein: MLIQTKNEEKGITSCLAALTEFDEVIVVDSNSTDRTAELAREAGATVINFTWNGKFPQKKQWQLEQVQTRNEWLLMLDADEFPTPELVRELRSIAEDSAEERVAFDLPVAYHFAGTGLRYGHRVVKRSFLRRGRNAFRNIDLLHLPGMGEVEAHYQPEPSGPVGRTSALLVHNDMDPVRTWFDRHNRYSDWEAYIRTHPETRGSVRESKSSQGRRFDAVPLKPLVFFLYSYVLRRGFLDGRAGFDYALALSAYYWQIGLKSRELQRVQISSGAAGEDRG, from the coding sequence GTGTTGATTCAAACAAAGAACGAGGAAAAAGGAATTACCAGCTGTCTGGCTGCTTTGACGGAATTTGACGAGGTAATTGTTGTTGATTCCAATAGCACAGACCGCACAGCGGAACTCGCAAGGGAAGCCGGTGCCACGGTCATCAACTTCACCTGGAACGGCAAGTTCCCGCAGAAGAAGCAATGGCAGCTTGAACAGGTGCAGACCCGCAACGAGTGGCTGCTCATGCTTGACGCCGATGAGTTTCCCACTCCGGAGTTGGTTCGGGAACTCAGGAGCATTGCGGAGGATTCCGCAGAGGAACGGGTGGCCTTCGACCTTCCAGTGGCCTATCACTTCGCCGGAACCGGCCTCAGGTACGGGCACCGGGTGGTCAAGCGCTCGTTCTTGCGCCGCGGGCGCAACGCCTTCCGCAACATCGACCTGCTCCATCTGCCCGGCATGGGCGAGGTGGAGGCACATTACCAGCCTGAACCGTCCGGTCCCGTGGGACGAACATCGGCACTCTTGGTTCACAATGACATGGACCCGGTGCGGACCTGGTTCGACCGCCATAACCGCTACTCCGATTGGGAGGCGTACATCCGGACGCATCCGGAAACCCGCGGCAGCGTCCGAGAGTCCAAGAGCAGTCAGGGCAGGCGCTTCGACGCCGTCCCGTTGAAACCGCTGGTGTTCTTCCTCTACAGCTATGTGCTGCGCAGGGGGTTCCTGGACGGGAGGGCGGGCTTTGACTACGCGCTGGCGCTGTCTGCGTACTACTGGCAGATCGGCCTGAAGAGCAGGGAACTGCAGCGGGTGCAGATCAGCAGCGGGGCAGCGGGCGAAGACCGTGGCTAG
- a CDS encoding glycosyltransferase, giving the protein MKVLQVGGLAGPGAAAGGVWAVAGMQSAALRRSGAAVELLGGWLGALPSGAPGAVSSDPDTAAGCADSEAQEQARLFRVRRPLPGAKLRGLVSLSLPRYVAMRAASADVVQIHLSRDFITTVSTAMLRRAKTPVVAQSHGMLVPSAALSVRLFDAVITRWLVRIPRLWLTLTEDEERGLRELGVDRARMRRVVNASADSALAWSDPEQQVFLFAARLSARKQPAVFVEAALVALDAGLDARFVLAGPDQGEGSRVRDLIAASAHSGRFHLPGELTPRQVQAAMADCTAYVLPARNEPYPMSVLEAAAAGTPLIVTEECGLAGALGAADAAVLTEPTAGALCEAMLKLAADPQRRADLGANARRLHQELWSTERLAENLTAHYLEASRER; this is encoded by the coding sequence TTGAAGGTCCTCCAGGTGGGTGGTTTGGCCGGTCCCGGCGCGGCCGCCGGCGGTGTCTGGGCCGTGGCGGGCATGCAGAGCGCCGCGCTGCGGCGCAGCGGTGCGGCGGTGGAACTCCTGGGCGGATGGCTGGGCGCGCTGCCTTCCGGTGCTCCCGGTGCTGTGTCCTCAGACCCTGACACAGCTGCCGGATGCGCGGACAGCGAGGCACAGGAACAGGCCCGCCTGTTCCGCGTGCGGCGGCCGCTTCCCGGAGCCAAGCTCCGCGGCTTGGTAAGCCTGAGCCTGCCGCGCTACGTGGCCATGCGCGCCGCTTCCGCGGACGTGGTACAGATTCATCTTTCCCGCGATTTCATCACCACCGTCTCCACGGCCATGCTTCGGCGGGCCAAAACCCCCGTGGTGGCACAGTCCCACGGCATGCTGGTTCCATCCGCCGCGTTGTCCGTGCGCCTGTTCGACGCCGTGATCACCCGATGGCTGGTGCGCATACCCAGGCTCTGGCTGACCCTCACCGAAGACGAGGAACGCGGCCTCCGGGAGCTGGGGGTGGACCGTGCCCGCATGCGCCGGGTGGTCAACGCCAGCGCAGATTCCGCTCTTGCCTGGTCTGATCCGGAGCAGCAGGTGTTTCTGTTTGCCGCCCGGCTCTCCGCCCGGAAGCAGCCCGCCGTCTTTGTTGAGGCAGCCCTTGTTGCGCTCGACGCCGGGCTGGACGCCCGGTTTGTCCTTGCCGGTCCCGATCAGGGGGAGGGCAGCCGAGTCCGGGATCTGATAGCTGCCTCTGCGCACTCCGGCCGGTTCCACCTGCCCGGGGAGTTGACCCCCCGGCAGGTGCAGGCGGCCATGGCAGACTGCACGGCATACGTCCTGCCGGCACGCAATGAGCCTTACCCCATGTCCGTCCTGGAGGCCGCGGCGGCGGGAACTCCGCTGATCGTCACAGAAGAGTGCGGACTGGCCGGAGCCCTTGGTGCAGCGGATGCCGCAGTGCTGACGGAGCCAACCGCCGGCGCCCTGTGTGAAGCCATGCTCAAGCTGGCGGCGGATCCCCAGCGCCGGGCAGATTTGGGTGCGAATGCGCGCCGGCTGCACCAAGAGCTCTGGTCCACGGAGCGGCTTGCCGAAAACCTTACCGCGCACTATCTGGAGGCATCCCGTGAACGCTGA
- a CDS encoding O-antigen polymerase, giving the protein MNAELVPHRITPGGPGPAGAEKAADSRRSGPRTAVALVALLVFALVLPLQIRGAGSVFYTDTNFLIRYAVALYAAIKLATLLWQTDIRPVAGVFWIFVYTGMGLAPLAQLATGRSTALAIQVTEDLLTMASLLTLVGCVCFDLAYHVRLRRRGLIRPRLRFRTLRSLDVLRIFSVGAVVAALVYIVQVGGPAVFFLSRQETSEALDAISPDSGQALRAIVSAAGSVACLTALIFYIHVWRTRDRKLAAVDGFLIAALVIMNVIVNNPVSNSRYWTLAVVFGVLLPLIRGRKALFNAAVAGGVIASVVIFPLSDITRRAAGAGVPVRSDSIWVTIATKDYDQFTMLSNTLGYTMDHGLSWGMQALGPLLFWVPRVAWPEKPLDTGVEVGMWMNSTNLNLSAPLWAEAWINFGLLGLILVFAALGLLARRLDAGFRAEILSKGSVGYLGISIFAGYLFIILRGSLLQSMGRLMILVLSILILTAVTNRQERLER; this is encoded by the coding sequence GTGAACGCTGAACTCGTGCCGCACAGGATCACCCCCGGCGGGCCCGGCCCTGCAGGTGCTGAGAAAGCCGCAGATTCGCGGCGGTCCGGTCCCCGCACCGCCGTCGCGCTGGTTGCCCTCCTAGTGTTCGCCCTGGTCCTGCCGCTGCAGATCCGCGGTGCAGGCTCCGTCTTTTACACCGACACCAATTTCCTCATCCGATATGCCGTGGCGCTGTATGCCGCAATCAAGCTGGCCACTTTGCTGTGGCAGACGGACATCCGCCCGGTGGCGGGCGTGTTCTGGATCTTTGTCTACACCGGCATGGGTCTGGCTCCGCTGGCCCAGCTCGCTACCGGCCGGTCCACAGCCTTGGCGATTCAAGTGACGGAGGACCTGCTGACCATGGCAAGCCTGCTCACGCTGGTCGGCTGCGTGTGCTTTGACCTTGCCTATCACGTGCGGCTGCGGCGTCGGGGCCTCATCCGTCCGCGGCTGCGGTTCAGGACGCTGCGCAGCTTGGACGTGCTGCGTATTTTTTCGGTTGGTGCAGTGGTGGCGGCGTTGGTGTATATCGTCCAGGTGGGCGGGCCGGCCGTGTTCTTCCTCAGCCGCCAGGAAACCAGCGAGGCGCTGGACGCAATCAGCCCGGACAGCGGACAGGCACTGCGCGCCATTGTCTCTGCCGCAGGATCGGTTGCCTGTCTCACGGCACTGATTTTCTATATTCACGTCTGGCGCACCCGAGACCGAAAGCTGGCGGCCGTTGACGGATTCCTGATCGCCGCCCTGGTGATCATGAACGTGATCGTCAACAACCCGGTTTCCAATTCGCGCTATTGGACGCTGGCGGTCGTCTTCGGGGTACTGCTGCCGCTGATCCGCGGCCGAAAGGCTTTGTTCAACGCCGCCGTAGCCGGTGGAGTGATCGCGTCCGTGGTCATCTTCCCGCTCTCCGACATCACCCGCCGTGCTGCCGGTGCCGGCGTGCCTGTGCGGTCAGATTCCATTTGGGTCACCATCGCCACCAAGGATTATGACCAGTTCACCATGCTGTCCAACACCCTGGGGTACACGATGGATCACGGCCTTTCCTGGGGTATGCAGGCCCTGGGCCCGCTGCTGTTCTGGGTGCCTCGCGTCGCCTGGCCGGAGAAACCGCTGGACACCGGAGTTGAAGTGGGGATGTGGATGAACAGCACTAACCTCAACCTGTCAGCCCCGCTCTGGGCCGAGGCATGGATTAATTTCGGGCTGCTGGGCCTCATTCTCGTCTTTGCGGCTCTGGGCCTGCTGGCCCGCAGGCTGGACGCGGGGTTCCGGGCAGAAATCCTGAGCAAGGGCTCCGTAGGGTATCTGGGGATCTCCATCTTCGCCGGCTACCTGTTTATCATCCTGCGGGGATCGCTGCTGCAGTCCATGGGACGGCTGATGATCCTAGTGCTGTCCATCCTTATCCTCACCGCTGTCACCAACCGTCAAGAAAGGCTGGAACGATGA
- a CDS encoding CDP-alcohol phosphatidyltransferase family protein → MSRTLPQPSSRATFQESFNQLKQAQKTRKGVPLYLLYVNRPAGRAVAAALRNTRLTPNHVTMTGAVFTYGALLWLAFAAQPNLVSALVGLLLALGYVLDSADGQLSRLQGSSSAFGEWLDHALDNGRITVMHVAVFCYLSRTTDYDPVLLAAGCGIFLLASSTIFFGGALVDQLRRNVRPDPSGTPTPTLTTTASGDSEAADRANNRRMLRRSVVTLPVDYGVTCLSFLLLPWPGLFLTAYAVLAVAHVLMCLAFLPKWRSELLALG, encoded by the coding sequence ATGAGTCGGACCCTGCCTCAGCCGTCCTCCCGGGCTACCTTCCAGGAGTCTTTCAACCAGCTCAAGCAAGCACAGAAGACCCGCAAGGGGGTTCCCCTGTACCTGTTGTACGTGAACAGGCCTGCAGGACGCGCCGTGGCCGCAGCACTGCGCAACACCCGGCTGACGCCAAACCACGTCACGATGACGGGGGCGGTCTTCACCTACGGAGCGCTGCTGTGGCTGGCTTTCGCTGCCCAGCCAAACCTGGTGTCCGCGCTTGTGGGTCTCCTGCTGGCCCTGGGCTACGTACTGGATTCAGCCGACGGGCAGCTTTCCCGTCTTCAGGGCTCCAGCTCAGCGTTCGGAGAATGGCTGGACCATGCCCTCGACAACGGGCGCATAACGGTGATGCACGTAGCGGTCTTCTGTTACCTTTCCCGGACCACGGACTATGACCCGGTACTCCTCGCGGCGGGCTGTGGAATTTTCCTGCTGGCCAGCTCCACCATCTTCTTCGGCGGAGCGCTGGTGGACCAGCTGCGCCGCAATGTCCGTCCAGATCCGTCCGGCACACCAACACCAACATTAACGACGACGGCGTCCGGGGATTCCGAGGCGGCTGATCGGGCCAATAACCGCCGCATGCTGCGGCGGTCCGTTGTAACCCTGCCCGTGGACTACGGGGTGACCTGTTTGTCGTTCCTGCTGCTGCCCTGGCCCGGCCTGTTTTTGACCGCCTACGCCGTCCTGGCTGTGGCCCATGTACTGATGTGTCTGGCCTTCCTGCCCAAGTGGCGCTCCGAACTCCTGGCGCTGGGCTAG